A window from Ignavibacteriota bacterium encodes these proteins:
- a CDS encoding sigma-70 family RNA polymerase sigma factor, translated as MNGKYQNITQLLNSASTGDSFALNNILPIVYNELRKISSKYLRDEFKKHTLQTTELVHEAYLRLIGDQNLSWESRAHFYGIAAKSMRQILVDYARKKKSEKRNFGKTQLSLDNADFVLSENEEQILNLNEALNKLEKFEERSCKIVELRFFSGLSLEETAEMLNISIATAKRDWQFAKAWLYREIN; from the coding sequence ATGAATGGTAAATATCAAAATATTACGCAGTTATTAAATTCCGCATCGACTGGAGATAGTTTTGCGCTCAATAATATTTTACCAATTGTTTATAATGAACTCAGAAAAATCTCATCTAAATATTTGCGGGATGAATTTAAAAAACATACTCTTCAAACTACTGAATTAGTGCACGAAGCATATTTGAGATTAATTGGCGATCAAAATTTATCTTGGGAAAGCAGAGCGCATTTTTATGGAATTGCAGCAAAATCAATGCGACAAATTTTAGTGGATTATGCCCGAAAGAAAAAATCAGAAAAAAGAAATTTTGGGAAAACACAGCTTTCTTTAGATAACGCAGATTTTGTTTTGAGTGAAAATGAAGAACAAATATTAAATCTAAATGAAGCTCTAAATAAATTAGAAAAGTTTGAAGAACGATCTTGCAAAATTGTTGAACTCAGATTTTTCTCCGGATTATCTTTAGAAGAAACAGCCGAAATGTTAAACATTTCCATTGCAACTGCTAAACGCGATTGGCAATTTGCAAAAGCTTGGCTTTATCGTGAAATAAATTAA
- a CDS encoding serine/threonine protein kinase gives MNNTFNEILKTIFQKALELDKSERENYFNNLSDDQKEYIDEVKSLLSSYEKTDDFLEIATNYNQIFTSNENEIHPLIGKHIGPYLIESEIGYGGMGIVFIGRRDDKEFDQKVAIKILKQGLSTKYLVKRFENERQILANLQHPNIAKLFDGGKTSDGLPYLIMEFIEGIPITDFCKKNNFSIKQILEIFKTVCAAVHYAHQNLVVHRDLKPGNILVAEQGIPKLLDFGIAKLLDESLEIENLKLTQTKMWHLTPEYASPEQIKGENITTASDVYSLGVLLYELISGSQPYKFENFSPVSINKSIDETSILKPSEIVKKTFITKNQKTIANQDVLKKSRLIKGDLDNIILKAMHKDSSQRYLTVQGLINDIERYLKGLPVNARKDTPVYRFSKFVKRHKIGFALFVFFNIIILLSIAAIIYQANIATKERDNAKLEAQKLESVNNFLQEMLSSADPTEISKDVKVYDVLQKASKEVETGFKNHPGVEAAVRKTLGKTLTNLGEFEKAKPHLEKSLELNRKFYGNESYQTGESLHELALLYDWLGDLNSADSLYKFSINILRKDSETPPRALSSAINDFAIVKQEQDKYQESLGLLKEAYNIAYISFGKKDRDVANIANNLGVTFEGIKELDSATIYYQKSLDLYMELYGNNRPEISTIHNNLAFIFIAKEDFQSAHEHFSKSLELKKITWGEKHSMVGFAYMNLGALEYTMKMYESANKNLLNSLKNYKTSINENHIWMGLAYFWYGKNLIEFNKLNEAENYIQKALKIYLKNYHSDHVNIISANAELGVIYLLQKRYKESEKLLLNGYEKIKEIKGSENFNTKRMLEYVIKFNQETKNVKN, from the coding sequence TTGAATAATACTTTTAACGAAATATTAAAAACAATTTTTCAAAAAGCTCTTGAGCTTGATAAATCCGAAAGAGAAAATTATTTCAATAATCTTTCCGATGATCAAAAAGAATATATAGATGAAGTAAAATCACTTCTTTCCTCGTATGAAAAAACTGACGATTTTTTAGAAATTGCAACAAACTATAATCAAATTTTTACTTCAAATGAAAATGAAATACATCCTTTAATTGGAAAACATATTGGTCCATATTTAATTGAAAGTGAAATTGGTTATGGCGGAATGGGAATTGTTTTTATTGGTCGGAGAGATGATAAAGAATTTGATCAAAAAGTTGCTATCAAAATTTTAAAGCAAGGATTATCAACAAAATATTTAGTAAAACGATTTGAAAACGAAAGACAAATTCTTGCAAATCTTCAGCATCCAAACATTGCAAAGCTTTTTGATGGAGGAAAAACTTCTGACGGACTTCCGTATTTAATTATGGAATTTATTGAAGGAATTCCCATTACAGATTTTTGTAAAAAAAATAATTTTTCAATCAAACAAATTTTAGAAATATTCAAAACAGTTTGTGCGGCAGTTCATTATGCACATCAAAATTTAGTTGTTCACAGAGATTTAAAACCTGGAAACATTTTAGTTGCTGAACAAGGAATTCCAAAGCTTTTAGATTTTGGAATTGCAAAACTTCTTGATGAATCTTTAGAGATAGAAAACCTAAAACTAACTCAAACAAAAATGTGGCATTTAACTCCGGAGTATGCTAGCCCCGAACAAATAAAGGGAGAAAACATTACAACTGCAAGTGATGTTTATTCTTTGGGTGTTTTGTTGTATGAATTGATTTCGGGGAGTCAGCCATATAAATTTGAAAATTTTTCACCGGTTTCAATAAATAAATCAATTGATGAAACAAGTATTTTAAAACCGAGCGAAATTGTAAAAAAAACTTTTATTACAAAAAATCAGAAAACAATTGCAAATCAAGATGTGTTAAAAAAATCAAGATTAATTAAAGGAGATTTAGACAACATAATTTTAAAGGCAATGCACAAAGATTCTTCTCAAAGATATTTAACAGTTCAAGGATTAATAAATGATATAGAAAGATATTTAAAAGGACTTCCGGTAAATGCCAGAAAAGATACTCCAGTATATAGATTTTCAAAATTTGTGAAGCGACATAAAATTGGATTTGCGTTATTTGTTTTTTTTAACATAATAATTTTATTAAGTATTGCAGCAATAATTTACCAAGCTAATATTGCCACAAAAGAAAGAGATAATGCGAAGCTTGAAGCTCAAAAGTTGGAAAGTGTAAATAATTTTTTGCAAGAAATGTTGTCTTCAGCAGATCCAACTGAAATTAGTAAAGATGTAAAAGTTTATGATGTTTTACAAAAAGCATCAAAAGAAGTTGAAACAGGATTTAAAAATCATCCGGGAGTTGAAGCGGCAGTTCGTAAAACTTTGGGAAAAACTTTAACAAATCTTGGAGAGTTTGAAAAAGCAAAACCACATTTAGAAAAATCATTGGAATTAAATAGAAAATTTTACGGAAATGAAAGTTATCAAACCGGAGAAAGTTTGCACGAGTTAGCTTTGCTTTATGATTGGCTTGGTGATTTAAATAGTGCAGATTCTCTATATAAATTTTCAATTAATATTTTAAGAAAAGATTCTGAAACACCGCCACGTGCTTTATCAAGTGCAATTAATGATTTTGCAATTGTTAAACAGGAACAAGATAAATATCAAGAATCATTAGGTTTGCTTAAAGAGGCATATAATATTGCATACATAAGTTTTGGAAAAAAAGATAGAGATGTTGCAAATATTGCAAATAATTTAGGTGTAACTTTTGAAGGAATTAAAGAACTCGATTCGGCTACAATATATTACCAAAAATCACTCGATTTATATATGGAACTTTACGGAAATAATCGACCGGAAATTTCTACAATTCATAATAATCTTGCGTTTATTTTTATTGCAAAAGAAGATTTTCAATCTGCGCATGAACATTTTTCAAAATCGCTTGAGTTAAAGAAAATTACATGGGGAGAAAAACATTCAATGGTTGGATTTGCATATATGAATTTGGGTGCATTAGAATACACAATGAAAATGTATGAATCAGCTAATAAAAATTTGCTCAATTCACTTAAAAATTACAAAACTTCGATTAATGAAAATCACATTTGGATGGGATTAGCATACTTTTGGTACGGAAAAAATTTAATAGAATTTAATAAACTGAATGAAGCTGAAAATTATATTCAAAAAGCATTAAAAATTTATTTAAAAAATTATCATTCTGATCATGTTAATATAATTTCTGCAAATGCTGAACTAGGAGTTATTTATTTACTTCAAAAAAGATATAAGGAATCCGAAAAACTTCTTTTAAATGGATACGAAAAAATAAAAGAGATAAAGGGTTCGGAAAATTTCAACACAAAAAGAATGCTAGAATATGTTATTAAATTCAATCAAGAAACAAAAAATGTGAAAAATTAA
- a CDS encoding T9SS type A sorting domain-containing protein, with the protein MLKILQYIFLAILFFVAFSIFTGEKINTEKNSVQRLRSTSSPKSGIKAKKGREEYFSLILRDPASNKIPYNIRQRELKFAKELEIKNRSLSKNNNFNELSWKEAGPNDVGGRTRALAIDVANSNTIIAGGVSGGIWKSTNNGSSWSLKSSSSDILSVTSIAQDTRSGKTNTWYYSSGEFNGSGQDLGYKSFFTGGGIYKSTDNGETWNLLPNAKDTNPLQWNTPYDYVSKIIVSPITGSVFIASHAFGLLRSKDGGSSFAISLGGTNNHIYTDVDVAANGTLVAVISSPFQGITPDNAPGVYKSTDDGDTWTNITPTTFPETHLRSVLALAPSNANTCYVMTFTGNLINEKVDDVRFHKINVSTGVSEDRSANMPNFENDFEDFIHTQNNYNMVVAVKPDNENFVLIGGTSLFRSTDGFATKPDDVKLDWIGGYHLFHFQYPNFHSDIHAFAFNPTNPKVMWWGHDGGLSYTSDITQTNYADVFPWENKNNGYNVTQFYMITQPNEAGDNRIMGGTQDNGSPFFTFNGTSTSESNDVSSGDGSYGYFANDFCYTSAQNGAVLRVNYDGNEKPSRSNGWSNITPQNAQNQSFINPYSVDPNDENTMFYPAGSSLWRNNQLSTLPVNQTFSEGITEGWNELTNLSVDEGYIISAMAVSESNPLHRLYYAASNISQTPQAPKIYRLDNANNSTSGAVELSISGASENSYIHNIAINPDNANEILITMSNYNIVGIFHSTDGGQNFTAVEGNLTGDPNNPGPSIRSGSILPTSNGNLFLVATSTGIYSTNSLNGNSTNWIIEGANTIGNVIVNYLSARRSDGRIVAGTHGRGAFIANAEVGGAAVASVNVGNLTLQSRPGETGSSSFILSNTGEAVLNYSISVSGSFNGNFGKHNKNVFHLEKGNLKNKLTDRFDRNFKNSKPTNSNVKSIKNPNSSLEKSNTILGNDYLYLDDGNENSDSFIGFGDDGFGGSAKFTWLNLFTLSGYNFEMDSFEFYMRTEGVSSNNVYLEIRDDDFNILDFGELDLTLSSSGGWYTVSLDPAISFSDGESFYILISSDNDIFYPAGADYDGVEPGSGFYYNEGNSTWVNINTISGFENGAFLIRPFGTLGENSNTDLVTVNPESGSIQPNSSETITLTLNAQNLNEGSYTGQVNISTNGGNFTIPIDYLVDVKQVAQIPTEFNLGQNYPNPFNPSTQIEFSLPQKSNVSLKIFDALGKEIANLINETKSAGKYQVSFNAINLSSGIYFYRLETDQFSETKKMLLIK; encoded by the coding sequence ATGTTAAAAATTTTACAATACATTTTCTTAGCAATTTTATTTTTCGTAGCATTTTCAATATTTACCGGCGAGAAAATAAATACAGAAAAAAATTCCGTTCAAAGATTAAGATCAACATCTTCTCCTAAATCTGGAATTAAAGCTAAAAAAGGTAGAGAAGAATATTTTAGTTTGATTTTAAGAGATCCGGCATCAAATAAAATTCCGTATAATATCAGACAGCGCGAATTGAAATTTGCTAAAGAATTAGAAATTAAAAACAGAAGTTTGAGCAAAAATAATAATTTTAATGAACTTAGCTGGAAAGAAGCCGGACCAAATGATGTTGGCGGAAGAACCCGCGCATTAGCAATTGATGTTGCAAATTCAAATACAATAATTGCTGGTGGAGTTTCCGGTGGAATTTGGAAATCTACGAATAATGGTTCTTCTTGGTCTCTAAAAAGTTCTAGTTCAGATATTCTTAGTGTCACTTCTATTGCACAAGATACAAGATCCGGAAAAACAAATACTTGGTATTATTCAAGTGGAGAATTTAACGGCTCCGGACAAGATTTAGGTTACAAATCATTTTTCACCGGCGGCGGAATTTATAAATCTACCGATAATGGAGAAACTTGGAATTTACTTCCAAATGCGAAAGATACAAATCCTTTACAATGGAATACTCCGTATGATTACGTTTCGAAAATAATTGTAAGCCCTATAACCGGTTCTGTATTTATTGCATCTCATGCATTTGGATTATTAAGATCTAAAGATGGTGGAAGTTCTTTTGCAATTTCACTCGGTGGTACAAACAATCATATTTATACAGATGTTGATGTAGCGGCTAATGGAACTCTTGTAGCAGTAATTTCTTCACCATTTCAAGGAATTACACCAGATAATGCTCCCGGAGTTTATAAATCAACTGACGATGGCGATACATGGACAAACATTACTCCAACAACATTTCCCGAAACGCATTTAAGAAGTGTACTTGCTTTAGCTCCTTCAAATGCAAATACTTGTTATGTGATGACATTTACGGGAAATTTAATTAACGAAAAAGTAGACGATGTAAGATTTCACAAAATAAATGTTTCAACCGGAGTTTCTGAAGATAGATCTGCAAATATGCCAAATTTCGAAAATGATTTTGAAGATTTTATTCACACCCAAAATAATTACAATATGGTTGTTGCTGTAAAACCCGATAACGAAAATTTTGTGTTAATTGGCGGAACAAGTTTGTTTAGATCAACAGATGGATTTGCAACAAAGCCGGATGATGTAAAATTAGATTGGATCGGGGGATACCATTTATTTCATTTTCAATATCCAAATTTTCATTCCGATATTCACGCTTTTGCTTTTAATCCAACCAACCCAAAAGTAATGTGGTGGGGACACGATGGCGGTCTTTCTTATACCTCAGATATTACGCAAACAAATTATGCAGATGTATTTCCGTGGGAAAATAAAAATAACGGTTATAACGTAACTCAATTTTATATGATTACCCAGCCAAATGAAGCTGGCGATAATAGAATTATGGGCGGAACTCAAGATAATGGAAGTCCATTTTTTACTTTTAACGGAACTTCAACTTCCGAATCTAATGATGTAAGTAGCGGTGATGGAAGTTATGGATATTTTGCTAATGATTTTTGCTATACTTCGGCACAAAACGGTGCTGTGTTAAGAGTAAATTATGATGGGAATGAAAAACCTTCACGCAGTAATGGATGGAGCAATATTACACCGCAAAATGCACAAAATCAATCATTTATAAATCCTTATTCAGTTGACCCAAATGACGAAAACACAATGTTTTATCCCGCCGGAAGTTCATTGTGGAGAAATAATCAATTAAGTACGCTTCCGGTAAATCAAACTTTTAGTGAAGGAATAACGGAAGGATGGAATGAATTAACAAATTTATCTGTTGATGAAGGATATATTATTTCTGCAATGGCGGTTTCAGAAAGCAATCCACTTCACAGATTATATTATGCCGCATCAAATATTTCACAAACTCCCCAAGCACCAAAAATTTATAGATTAGATAATGCCAACAATTCAACATCAGGTGCAGTTGAATTATCAATTAGCGGAGCTTCAGAAAATTCTTACATTCATAATATTGCGATAAATCCAGATAATGCTAACGAAATTTTAATTACAATGTCCAATTATAATATTGTGGGAATTTTTCACTCAACCGATGGCGGACAAAATTTTACTGCTGTTGAAGGAAATTTAACCGGAGATCCAAATAATCCGGGTCCATCAATAAGATCGGGAAGTATCCTTCCTACATCAAATGGGAATTTGTTTTTGGTTGCAACAAGTACCGGAATTTATTCTACAAATTCACTAAATGGAAACAGCACTAATTGGATTATTGAGGGAGCAAATACAATCGGAAATGTAATTGTAAATTATCTCTCAGCAAGAAGATCTGATGGAAGAATTGTTGCCGGTACGCACGGAAGAGGAGCATTTATTGCAAATGCAGAAGTTGGCGGAGCTGCTGTTGCATCAGTTAATGTTGGAAACTTAACACTGCAATCAAGACCCGGAGAAACTGGAAGTTCAAGTTTTATTTTAAGCAATACCGGCGAAGCAGTTTTAAATTATAGTATTTCGGTTTCCGGAAGTTTTAATGGAAATTTTGGCAAGCATAATAAAAATGTTTTTCATTTGGAAAAAGGAAATCTGAAAAATAAATTAACTGATAGATTTGATAGGAATTTTAAGAATAGCAAACCAACTAACAGCAATGTTAAATCAATAAAAAATCCGAATTCAAGTCTTGAAAAATCAAACACAATTTTAGGAAATGATTATTTATATCTTGATGACGGAAACGAAAATTCAGATTCATTTATTGGCTTTGGCGATGATGGATTTGGCGGAAGTGCAAAATTTACATGGCTCAATTTATTTACACTTTCCGGTTATAATTTTGAAATGGATTCGTTTGAATTTTATATGAGAACCGAAGGTGTAAGTTCAAATAATGTATATCTTGAAATTAGAGACGATGATTTTAATATTTTAGATTTTGGAGAACTTGATTTAACTCTTTCTTCAAGCGGTGGTTGGTACACAGTAAGTTTAGATCCGGCAATTTCATTTAGTGATGGAGAATCATTTTACATATTAATTTCAAGCGATAATGATATATTTTATCCCGCTGGTGCTGATTATGATGGCGTTGAACCCGGAAGCGGTTTTTATTATAATGAAGGTAACAGCACATGGGTAAATATTAATACAATTTCGGGATTTGAAAATGGTGCATTTCTTATTAGACCTTTTGGGACACTTGGCGAAAATTCCAATACGGATTTGGTTACTGTAAATCCGGAAAGTGGTTCCATTCAACCAAATTCTTCAGAAACGATTACACTAACTCTTAATGCTCAAAATTTAAATGAAGGAAGTTATACGGGACAAGTTAACATTTCTACAAATGGTGGAAATTTTACAATTCCTATAGATTATTTGGTTGATGTAAAACAAGTAGCTCAAATTCCAACTGAATTTAATTTGGGACAGAATTATCCTAATCCATTTAATCCTTCAACACAAATTGAATTTTCTTTGCCACAAAAATCAAATGTTTCATTAAAAATATTTGATGCATTGGGAAAAGAAATTGCAAATTTAATTAATGAAACAAAATCTGCCGGAAAATATCAAGTTAGTTTTAATGCAATAAATTTATCTAGCGGTATTTATTTTTATAGATTGGAAACGGATCAGTTTTCAGAAACAAAAAAAATGTTATTAATTAAATAA
- a CDS encoding outer membrane beta-barrel protein → MKKIFTIFTVLIIISNLSFAQMSNMAIGLNGTLSIPIGDFNDVAKMGYGVAGSFFYDLSDYFQFTGTIGYLAWGGDKIEIGNTSIEATEPATSIPILVGARYYLDDKELNPYISGELGLHVFTSSSTQTTQNGVELPKIKGDSNPYFGFGLGGGFVYELSNDIKVDGNLQYNIINAEESIGHFTLEVGFIVGI, encoded by the coding sequence ATGAAAAAAATATTCACAATTTTTACAGTATTAATTATAATTTCAAATTTATCTTTTGCACAAATGAGCAATATGGCAATTGGCTTAAATGGAACTTTGTCAATTCCAATTGGAGATTTTAACGATGTAGCCAAAATGGGTTACGGCGTTGCAGGATCATTCTTTTATGATCTATCAGATTATTTTCAATTTACCGGAACAATTGGATATCTTGCTTGGGGTGGAGATAAAATTGAAATTGGAAATACATCAATTGAAGCTACAGAACCGGCAACATCAATTCCAATTTTAGTTGGTGCAAGGTATTATTTAGATGATAAAGAATTAAATCCATATATAAGTGGAGAATTGGGTTTACATGTATTTACATCTTCATCAACGCAAACAACTCAAAACGGGGTTGAACTCCCGAAAATAAAAGGTGATTCTAATCCGTATTTTGGTTTTGGGCTTGGCGGAGGTTTTGTTTATGAATTAAGCAATGATATTAAAGTGGATGGAAATTTACAATACAATATTATAAATGCAGAAGAATCAATCGGACATTTTACATTAGAAGTTGGATTTATTGTTGGAATATAA
- a CDS encoding glycosyltransferase family 2 protein: MKNKIDVFLPAFGNEILERTTNSLKNFEIINYINVFTNDENFYPENCKILQSKNIFSSETIKLIAENSHTDFILFITKSIRIDFGKFSLERFLNVAKNTGAGIVYSNFYETKENQIIKHPTIDYQLGSLRDDFDFGPVLLINTNALKVAVKNFSENYNSAGLYNLRLAISEKYSIIRIPEFLYTTNEDDNIKSGEKMFDYVDPKNRQNQIEMEKVVTNHLKNIGAFLTPEFQKLNFEEVNFTNEVSVIIPVKNRNKTISDAIKSVLNQKTKLTFNLIIVDNHSDDGTSEIIKSFAENDKRVIHIIPQRKDLQIGGCWNEGILNENCGRFSIQLDSDDLYFNENTVQKIVDKFYDEKCAMVIGSYKLTNFKLEEIPPGIIDHKEWTPDNGKNNALRINGLGAPRAFYTPVLREIKIPNVSYGEDYAVGLAISRDYQIGRIYEPVYLCRRWEGNSDADLDIEKTNANNLYKDRIRTFEVLARQIKNKNISH, from the coding sequence ATGAAAAACAAAATTGATGTTTTTTTACCGGCTTTTGGAAATGAAATATTAGAAAGGACAACAAATTCTCTTAAAAATTTTGAGATTATTAATTACATAAATGTTTTTACAAATGATGAGAATTTCTATCCCGAAAATTGTAAAATCTTGCAATCTAAAAATATTTTTTCATCAGAAACAATTAAATTGATTGCGGAAAATTCCCATACCGATTTTATCCTTTTTATCACAAAAAGTATAAGAATTGATTTCGGAAAATTCAGTTTGGAAAGATTTTTAAATGTTGCAAAAAATACCGGAGCAGGAATTGTTTATTCAAATTTTTATGAAACAAAGGAAAATCAAATAATTAAACATCCAACAATTGATTATCAGTTAGGAAGTCTGCGCGATGATTTTGATTTTGGTCCGGTTTTATTAATCAACACAAATGCTTTAAAAGTAGCAGTAAAAAATTTTTCTGAAAATTATAATTCTGCAGGATTGTATAATCTGCGTTTAGCAATTTCGGAAAAATATTCCATCATTAGAATTCCGGAATTTCTTTACACAACAAACGAAGATGACAATATAAAAAGCGGCGAAAAAATGTTTGATTATGTTGATCCGAAAAATCGGCAAAATCAAATTGAAATGGAAAAAGTTGTAACAAATCATCTTAAAAATATTGGCGCTTTTTTAACTCCGGAATTTCAAAAATTAAATTTTGAAGAAGTAAATTTTACAAATGAAGTATCGGTTATTATTCCGGTTAAAAATCGCAATAAAACAATTAGCGATGCAATAAAATCAGTGCTAAATCAGAAAACCAAATTAACTTTCAATTTAATAATTGTTGATAATCATTCTGATGACGGAACTTCGGAAATAATTAAAAGTTTTGCGGAAAATGACAAAAGAGTAATTCATATAATTCCCCAAAGAAAAGATTTGCAAATCGGCGGATGCTGGAATGAAGGAATTTTGAATGAAAATTGTGGAAGATTTTCAATTCAATTGGATAGCGATGATTTATATTTCAATGAAAATACAGTTCAAAAAATAGTTGATAAATTTTATGATGAAAAATGTGCGATGGTAATTGGTTCATACAAATTAACAAATTTTAAATTGGAAGAAATTCCCCCGGGAATTATTGATCATAAAGAATGGACGCCGGATAATGGAAAAAATAATGCTTTGCGAATAAATGGATTAGGTGCTCCCCGCGCTTTTTATACACCGGTTTTGCGCGAAATTAAAATTCCAAATGTAAGTTACGGAGAAGATTATGCAGTTGGTTTAGCAATTTCAAGAGATTACCAAATTGGAAGAATTTATGAGCCGGTTTATTTGTGCAGAAGATGGGAAGGAAATTCCGATGCGGATTTGGATATTGAAAAAACTAATGCAAATAATTTGTATAAAGATAGAATTAGAACTTTTGAAGTTTTAGCAAGACAAATTAAAAACAAAAATATCAGCCACTAA
- a CDS encoding DUF4922 domain-containing protein: MENLFLAENELNKFGKVENLSQKVEALLNQQKANWELVKTNFESLSQTKIKKFQFKNSEINIQFNPARITSTSAKVDKKSIEERKCFLCLENLPSSQKGILFNNDYLILCNPFPIFKQHLTIPKLKHIPQNIENNFRDLLELSEELHEKFFVFYNGPKCGASAPDHFHFQAGLKNEIPIYSFINSNETDEKLFVEKNNVKIFLVNNEIQNFLIIKSNNRIKLEENFYEILNSAKRILNSNEEPLINILSFYENDIYKVIIFFREKHRPTQYFEEGEKKLLVSPASVDLGGLIIVPREEDFNKITRSDIENIFKQVHLSKEILEKILSEICK; encoded by the coding sequence ATGGAAAATTTATTTCTTGCAGAAAATGAATTAAACAAATTTGGTAAAGTTGAAAATCTTTCTCAGAAAGTTGAAGCTTTATTAAATCAGCAGAAAGCCAATTGGGAATTGGTTAAAACTAATTTTGAATCTTTATCTCAAACAAAAATTAAAAAATTTCAATTCAAAAATTCTGAAATTAATATTCAATTTAATCCGGCACGAATTACATCAACATCTGCAAAGGTTGATAAAAAATCAATTGAAGAAAGAAAATGTTTTTTGTGCTTGGAAAATTTACCTTCCTCTCAAAAAGGAATTTTATTTAATAATGATTATTTAATACTTTGTAATCCATTTCCAATTTTTAAACAGCATTTAACAATTCCAAAACTAAAACACATTCCTCAAAATATTGAAAATAATTTTCGCGATCTTTTAGAATTGAGTGAAGAATTACACGAAAAATTTTTTGTTTTTTATAACGGACCCAAATGTGGAGCTTCCGCGCCGGATCATTTTCATTTTCAAGCGGGATTAAAAAATGAAATTCCTATTTATAGTTTTATAAACTCAAATGAAACTGATGAAAAATTATTTGTTGAAAAAAATAATGTAAAAATATTTTTAGTAAATAATGAAATTCAAAATTTCTTAATTATTAAATCAAATAATAGAATTAAATTGGAAGAAAATTTTTACGAGATTCTAAATTCTGCAAAAAGAATTCTAAATAGTAACGAAGAACCGTTAATTAATATTTTATCTTTTTATGAAAATGATATTTATAAAGTAATTATTTTCTTTAGAGAAAAACACAGACCAACTCAATATTTTGAAGAAGGTGAAAAAAAGTTGTTAGTAAGTCCCGCTTCTGTGGATTTGGGCGGATTGATAATTGTTCCGCGAGAAGAAGATTTTAATAAAATTACAAGATCAGATATTGAAAATATTTTTAAACAAGTTCATTTAAGTAAAGAAATACTGGAAAAAATTTTGAGTGAAATCTGTAAATAA